One Clavibacter michiganensis subsp. insidiosus genomic window carries:
- a CDS encoding histone-like nucleoid-structuring protein Lsr2 produces the protein MARKVVTTLVDDIDGTQIEEGQGETVPFALDGVNYEIDLTDDNAAKLRTSLEEYVDKGRRVGRATTGKGAPRRSAGSAPKQDLSAAREWLREHGHKVSERGRISADLLEEYRAATS, from the coding sequence ATGGCCCGCAAAGTAGTGACCACGCTCGTTGACGACATCGACGGCACGCAGATCGAAGAGGGCCAGGGCGAGACCGTTCCGTTCGCGCTCGACGGCGTCAACTACGAGATCGACCTCACCGACGACAACGCGGCGAAGCTGCGCACCTCGCTCGAGGAGTACGTCGACAAGGGCCGCCGCGTCGGACGTGCGACGACCGGGAAGGGCGCACCGCGCCGCTCTGCCGGTTCGGCCCCGAAGCAGGACCTCAGCGCCGCGCGGGAGTGGCTGCGCGAGCACGGCCACAAGGTCTCCGAGCGCGGCCGCATCTCCGCGGACCTGCTCGAGGAGTACCGCGCCGCTACGAGCTAG
- a CDS encoding DUF2188 domain-containing protein encodes MARKRYEVVYKNFDWAVTHAGSTASTHGTKSAATLAGAVLARQNEPSQLIIHNMDGTFEEERTYGDDPFPPRG; translated from the coding sequence GTGGCACGCAAGCGCTACGAGGTCGTCTACAAGAACTTCGACTGGGCTGTGACCCACGCCGGCTCCACCGCCTCGACGCACGGCACGAAGTCCGCCGCGACCCTCGCGGGCGCTGTGCTGGCGCGGCAGAACGAGCCGAGCCAGCTGATCATCCACAACATGGACGGGACCTTCGAGGAAGAGCGCACGTACGGGGATGACCCCTTCCCGCCGCGCGGCTGA
- a CDS encoding MFS transporter, with protein MNLIEDRSEGGSPTFSRRFLRSVTLVSGAGQVVDFALPLFAGAVLGLTAAQTGALLAAGLATSFLLRPLAGVAADRYDRTRIAAASALVLAAGYALVATAGAGAFSVVLAGVLVSRAGGAFLWVALRATAGARHQVDPRAFARLMSAEELGSWVVLAPAIGLLAVAGYAPTFGAAAACALVAGVLLASSRRRTSTRGSGGVDAAQAAPPVGAGGAVVRELARRLRPLLAVVTVIGTAEAAIGLLLVLHLQRELGLGPLAIAWVSLPGGIALAVAPPHMHRLTVRFGRTPILVGAAVAGAAIAGGLALARDPVTIAILWILSALALAAILPIEQAALTEAAGPVRIGRALGLYEATTLLAAALGSLAAGILYDAAPWAAACATSAAVILAGGLLLPRTIRRLAPAPAAR; from the coding sequence ATGAACCTGATCGAGGATCGCTCAGAGGGAGGCAGCCCCACATTTTCACGACGCTTCCTACGGAGCGTCACCCTGGTCAGCGGCGCCGGGCAGGTAGTGGACTTCGCCCTGCCCCTGTTCGCCGGCGCGGTGCTCGGCCTCACGGCCGCGCAGACCGGCGCGCTCCTCGCCGCGGGCCTCGCGACGTCGTTCCTGCTCCGCCCGCTCGCCGGCGTCGCCGCGGACCGGTACGACCGGACCCGGATCGCCGCGGCGTCCGCGCTCGTCCTCGCCGCCGGCTACGCGCTCGTCGCCACCGCCGGCGCCGGTGCCTTCTCCGTCGTCCTCGCGGGCGTGCTCGTCTCCCGGGCGGGCGGTGCATTCCTGTGGGTCGCGCTGCGCGCGACTGCCGGCGCCCGGCACCAGGTGGATCCGCGCGCGTTCGCCCGGCTCATGTCGGCCGAGGAGCTCGGGTCGTGGGTCGTCCTCGCGCCGGCAATCGGGCTCCTCGCGGTCGCCGGCTACGCGCCGACGTTCGGCGCGGCCGCGGCGTGCGCGCTCGTCGCCGGCGTGCTGCTCGCCTCGAGCCGGCGCCGGACGTCGACGCGGGGGAGTGGGGGCGTCGACGCCGCTCAAGCGGCGCCGCCCGTCGGCGCCGGCGGCGCCGTCGTGCGCGAGCTCGCGCGGCGGCTGCGCCCGCTCCTGGCCGTGGTGACGGTCATCGGGACCGCGGAGGCCGCGATCGGGCTGCTCCTGGTGCTGCACCTCCAGCGCGAGCTCGGCCTCGGACCCCTGGCGATCGCGTGGGTGTCGCTCCCGGGCGGGATCGCCCTCGCGGTCGCACCGCCCCACATGCACCGGCTCACGGTCCGCTTCGGCCGCACGCCCATCCTCGTCGGCGCGGCCGTCGCCGGCGCCGCGATCGCCGGCGGACTCGCGCTCGCCCGGGATCCCGTGACGATCGCCATTCTCTGGATCCTGTCCGCGCTCGCGCTGGCCGCGATCCTCCCTATCGAGCAAGCCGCTCTCACCGAGGCCGCCGGCCCTGTCCGCATCGGCCGCGCACTGGGCCTCTACGAGGCCACCACGCTCCTCGCGGCCGCCCTCGGGAGCCTCGCCGCGGGGATCCTCTACGACGCCGCTCCGTGGGCGGCCGCGTGTGCGACGTCGGCGGCCGTGATCCTCGCCGGCGGGCTCCTGCTTCCACGGACCATCCGCCGGCTCGCACCGGCGCCGGCCGCCCGCTGA
- a CDS encoding ParA family protein, with the protein MKVITVTNFKGGSGKTTTSAYLAHAYVAMGRSVLVIDADPQGSALRWSEQGEWAIPTIALPVKDLHKRLSGFVPTSTDVVIIDTPPLEDHAGIVSSTLRAADVAVVSMAPTMGEYERLPEVWAAIDDVEALRSSPLVSAVLLNRTITNANSTPLYRGLMEEDGRTVLRTTIPRREPIAQAFGAPVTDLGRYADAAREIDELGVSQ; encoded by the coding sequence ATGAAGGTCATAACGGTCACCAACTTCAAGGGCGGGTCAGGCAAGACGACCACAAGCGCCTACCTCGCTCACGCCTACGTGGCGATGGGGCGCAGTGTCCTCGTCATCGACGCCGACCCGCAGGGATCGGCTCTGCGATGGAGCGAACAGGGGGAGTGGGCGATCCCAACGATCGCGCTTCCCGTCAAGGACTTGCACAAGCGCTTGTCGGGATTCGTGCCGACATCGACGGACGTCGTCATCATCGACACGCCGCCTCTTGAGGATCACGCCGGCATCGTGTCGTCGACGCTGCGAGCCGCGGACGTTGCCGTCGTTTCGATGGCGCCGACGATGGGGGAGTACGAGAGGCTGCCAGAGGTGTGGGCCGCCATCGACGACGTGGAGGCCCTGCGGTCCTCCCCGCTCGTGAGCGCGGTTCTGTTGAATCGAACCATCACGAACGCGAACAGCACTCCTCTGTACCGCGGGCTGATGGAGGAGGACGGTCGGACGGTACTGCGCACGACGATCCCACGACGAGAGCCCATCGCGCAGGCATTCGGCGCGCCCGTGACGGACCTCGGCAGGTACGCCGACGCCGCGCGCGAGATCGACGAGCTGGGGGTATCACAGTGA
- a CDS encoding RHS repeat-associated core domain-containing protein, translated as MRVTKRGEGTSFARHVRCTIAIFATSAVMITGLGAMPASAETAAAGPVQFEDQTQDPAQVNKKMQDEAHKAAKDAVWTPESIPAEPADVDKPAEEPTEWKIPDADRKLGQAVSTQRVPAGTPVGAPGLGALPYMSFEDISLSDDTVARVNLANGNLLLTANDGTSSAAGIGVRADRYYNGLSSSAGALGGGWSSTMSYADFGLTVNSGETEATFVGPSGFQAKFTKSGTNWIAPAGFNATLSKGDTWKLTYKETGEFFTFDLNLKRLVNHVDRNGIGLSNDWTTSATTYTVKDTSGRFTRVNHTTGADPKITSIVDSTNRTTTYTRNGAGQLTKVEKPGGAVTAMTYDTTGRLATLTVPSAPGTTTITFGYNTAHKITKITQKSTSPTHGNKADVVTNFAYNSGNTVVTNPNGKASTYAYDNQGRVTSTKDPLNRARATTWTANSTVQSATDGLGSGSTPGNETKFEYDGLNNATKTQLPTGAAASAVYTAGAGCASSGGDAFQVKCSTDASGNTASYDYDTAGNPTKKTDTTAGGTGSVAFERTYDSADRTICVGWAGQLCSAKDGNGNTTKYNYDKVGNLIKVTPPAPQGATTYTYDALSRVTSVTDGKGDITKYAYDVRDRQTLVTFDNGGTLAKTYYPNGLVQYDSDSFAGTKQFEYDTLGRTTQQIGSLAGLNQKYAHDAAGNILTFEDTSGITTNTYNAANELTSQREPGGICPTSGTPAANSGCTLFEYDGNGIEIKRIFPAGAQMITTVDKSSRTLQVQAKNAAGNVTADVAYSYAKNGKDTASVQTRTSGKEEGIPAGAVTAYQYDSMGRLSKAEEKAGSTVNASWSYGFDKAGNRTTQTRAGNTGAAAGTTGYTYNAANQLTKTTADTTAWVYDAAGNQVKNGITGVVATYGDRGQVQSIGETSFAAFGEGNTDTQSATGGRSFSNSLLGLSRQTNASTNVVQNYSRTADGEAVGFRISSSHYYVTDHLKSVIGMFSGTGIWEGGYAYSPYGEERTAAADGPLALNSLRYIGGYQEAKDLYKMGARYYDASLGRFTQYDPSGQESQPYAYAACDPINAKDPSGLDCMGTIATSVLAVGTAVMSRGRSLSSTSGRNIGRSAATGFFGLANIQNECAPEQDGNTPYTGEPVYSIYR; from the coding sequence ATGCGCGTCACAAAACGCGGTGAAGGGACGAGCTTCGCTCGTCACGTAAGGTGCACGATCGCGATCTTCGCGACCAGTGCCGTGATGATCACAGGGCTCGGCGCGATGCCGGCCTCCGCCGAGACGGCCGCGGCTGGCCCGGTGCAGTTCGAAGACCAGACGCAGGATCCTGCGCAGGTCAACAAGAAGATGCAGGACGAGGCCCACAAGGCCGCCAAGGACGCCGTGTGGACGCCCGAGAGCATCCCGGCCGAGCCCGCTGACGTGGACAAGCCGGCGGAGGAGCCCACTGAGTGGAAGATCCCGGACGCGGACCGCAAGCTCGGACAGGCCGTGTCTACGCAGCGCGTCCCTGCGGGCACGCCGGTCGGCGCACCGGGCCTCGGCGCGCTCCCCTACATGTCTTTCGAGGACATCTCCCTCTCCGATGACACCGTCGCCCGCGTGAACCTCGCGAACGGCAACCTGCTCCTCACCGCGAACGACGGCACGAGCTCCGCCGCCGGCATCGGCGTCCGCGCCGACCGCTACTACAACGGCCTCTCGAGTTCCGCCGGCGCCCTCGGCGGCGGGTGGTCCTCGACCATGAGCTACGCCGACTTCGGCCTCACCGTCAACAGCGGCGAGACCGAGGCCACGTTCGTCGGCCCCTCCGGCTTCCAGGCCAAGTTCACCAAGAGCGGCACCAACTGGATCGCACCGGCCGGCTTTAACGCCACCCTGAGCAAGGGCGACACCTGGAAGCTGACCTACAAGGAGACGGGTGAGTTCTTCACCTTCGATCTGAACCTGAAGCGCCTGGTCAACCACGTCGACCGCAATGGCATCGGTCTCAGCAACGACTGGACCACGTCGGCAACGACCTACACGGTCAAGGACACGTCGGGCCGCTTCACGCGCGTGAACCACACGACGGGCGCGGACCCGAAGATCACCTCGATCGTCGACTCCACGAACCGGACCACGACGTACACGCGCAACGGCGCTGGACAGCTCACCAAGGTCGAGAAGCCCGGCGGCGCCGTCACCGCCATGACGTACGACACCACGGGCCGCCTCGCGACCCTGACCGTGCCGTCCGCGCCCGGCACGACGACCATCACGTTCGGCTACAACACCGCGCACAAGATCACCAAGATCACGCAGAAGTCCACGTCCCCGACCCATGGGAACAAGGCCGACGTCGTGACGAACTTCGCCTACAACAGCGGCAACACCGTCGTCACCAACCCGAACGGCAAGGCCTCGACCTACGCCTACGACAACCAGGGCCGAGTCACCTCCACCAAGGACCCGCTCAACAGGGCCCGCGCGACGACGTGGACCGCTAACAGCACCGTCCAGTCCGCTACCGACGGCCTCGGATCCGGCAGCACCCCCGGCAACGAGACCAAGTTCGAGTACGACGGCCTCAACAACGCCACCAAGACGCAGCTGCCCACCGGCGCCGCGGCCTCCGCGGTCTACACCGCCGGCGCGGGCTGCGCCTCGAGTGGTGGTGACGCGTTCCAGGTCAAGTGCTCCACGGACGCCAGCGGCAACACGGCCAGCTACGACTACGACACCGCCGGGAACCCCACCAAGAAGACCGACACCACAGCCGGTGGAACCGGGTCGGTGGCATTCGAGCGCACCTACGACAGCGCGGACCGCACCATCTGCGTCGGCTGGGCTGGACAGCTCTGCTCCGCCAAGGACGGCAACGGCAACACCACCAAGTACAACTACGACAAGGTCGGGAACCTGATCAAGGTCACCCCGCCGGCACCCCAGGGCGCCACGACGTACACGTACGACGCTCTCTCCCGCGTCACCAGCGTCACCGACGGCAAGGGCGACATCACCAAGTACGCCTACGACGTCCGCGACCGCCAGACCCTCGTCACCTTCGACAACGGCGGCACCCTCGCGAAGACCTACTATCCCAACGGGCTCGTCCAGTACGACTCCGACAGCTTCGCCGGGACCAAGCAGTTCGAGTACGACACCCTCGGCCGCACCACCCAGCAGATCGGCTCGCTCGCCGGCCTGAACCAGAAGTACGCGCACGACGCAGCAGGCAACATCCTCACCTTCGAGGACACCAGCGGCATCACGACCAACACCTACAACGCAGCCAACGAGCTCACCAGCCAGCGCGAGCCCGGAGGCATCTGCCCCACAAGCGGCACCCCCGCCGCGAACAGCGGCTGCACGCTCTTCGAGTACGACGGCAATGGCATCGAGATCAAGCGAATCTTCCCCGCCGGTGCGCAGATGATCACCACTGTCGATAAGTCCAGCCGCACTCTCCAGGTGCAGGCCAAGAACGCCGCCGGCAACGTGACCGCCGATGTCGCCTACTCCTACGCCAAGAATGGCAAGGACACGGCCAGCGTCCAGACCCGCACCAGCGGCAAGGAAGAGGGCATCCCGGCCGGAGCCGTCACGGCCTACCAGTACGACTCCATGGGACGCCTCAGCAAGGCCGAGGAGAAGGCTGGCTCAACGGTGAACGCCTCCTGGAGCTACGGCTTCGATAAGGCTGGCAACCGCACCACCCAGACGCGCGCGGGCAACACCGGTGCCGCTGCGGGGACCACCGGTTATACCTACAACGCCGCGAACCAGCTCACCAAGACCACCGCTGACACGACCGCGTGGGTCTACGACGCAGCCGGCAACCAGGTCAAGAACGGTATCACCGGTGTCGTCGCGACCTACGGCGACCGCGGCCAGGTCCAGTCCATCGGCGAAACCAGCTTCGCCGCCTTCGGCGAGGGCAACACCGACACGCAGAGCGCCACCGGAGGTCGGTCCTTCTCGAACTCCCTACTCGGACTCTCGCGGCAGACGAACGCCTCGACTAACGTGGTGCAGAACTACAGCCGCACCGCCGATGGCGAGGCAGTCGGGTTCCGTATCTCGTCAAGCCACTACTACGTCACGGACCACCTTAAGTCCGTGATCGGCATGTTCTCTGGCACCGGGATCTGGGAAGGCGGCTACGCATACAGCCCCTATGGCGAAGAGCGCACCGCTGCAGCAGACGGGCCTCTGGCCCTGAACTCGCTGCGCTACATCGGCGGGTACCAGGAGGCCAAGGACCTCTACAAGATGGGTGCCCGATACTACGACGCCTCCCTCGGCCGCTTCACGCAGTACGACCCCAGCGGGCAGGAATCTCAGCCCTACGCCTACGCAGCATGTGACCCCATCAACGCAAAGGACCCCAGTGGTCTGGACTGCATGGGGACCATCGCGACGTCTGTTCTTGCTGTAGGTACGGCAGTCATGTCAAGGGGCAGGTCACTATCATCAACATCCGGTCGCAATATCGGGCGGTCAGCCGCCACCGGGTTCTTCGGTTTGGCCAACATCCAGAATGAGTGCGCTCCGGAGCAGGACGGCAACACCCCGTATACTGGTGAACCCGTCTATTCCATCTACAGGTAA
- a CDS encoding histone-like nucleoid-structuring protein Lsr2, translating to MARRVITTLVDDINGEPIEEGKGETVPFALDGVNYEIDLNDENAAKLRTALEEYTEKGRRVGRAATGKSAPRRSSSSAPKEDLSAAREWLRANGHEVSERGRIAASLLEEYRANS from the coding sequence ATGGCCCGCAGAGTGATCACCACGCTCGTTGACGACATCAACGGCGAGCCCATCGAAGAGGGCAAGGGCGAGACTGTCCCGTTCGCGCTCGACGGCGTGAACTACGAGATCGACCTCAACGACGAGAACGCCGCCAAGCTGCGAACCGCGCTTGAGGAGTACACCGAGAAGGGCCGCCGCGTCGGACGCGCCGCCACCGGTAAGTCCGCTCCGCGCCGCTCCTCGAGCTCAGCCCCCAAGGAGGACCTCAGCGCGGCACGCGAGTGGCTCCGCGCCAACGGCCACGAGGTCTCCGAGCGCGGACGCATCGCCGCGTCCCTCCTCGAGGAGTACCGCGCGAACAGCTAG
- a CDS encoding DUF3800 domain-containing protein, translated as MTRIAFVDESGSQENRDPGTYILAAAICDEEHLEAVRDVMHGMRLKKVGKVHWHEESDARRLELAAAVADLELEQLVVVRCMDVGEPLERRRRKTLERLLYELSTRDVAFVVAESRGSTDDRRDRDHLDTLRASHALAAPIRLDHRTGPTEPALWVADIVCGAIVQDRVGNPDPLAALGGIEIITVES; from the coding sequence GTGACCCGGATCGCATTCGTCGACGAATCCGGCTCCCAAGAGAACCGCGACCCCGGCACGTACATCCTCGCCGCGGCGATCTGTGATGAGGAGCACCTCGAGGCGGTACGCGACGTCATGCACGGGATGAGGCTCAAGAAGGTCGGGAAGGTGCACTGGCACGAGGAGAGCGATGCCCGGCGCCTCGAGCTCGCGGCCGCTGTCGCGGATCTCGAGCTCGAGCAGTTGGTCGTCGTGCGGTGCATGGACGTCGGCGAGCCGCTCGAGCGGCGCCGACGCAAGACGCTGGAGCGGCTGCTCTACGAGCTGAGCACACGCGACGTTGCGTTCGTCGTCGCGGAGTCGCGCGGCTCGACGGACGACCGTCGAGACCGCGACCACCTCGACACGCTCCGCGCCTCGCACGCACTTGCCGCACCGATCCGGCTCGACCACCGCACGGGCCCGACGGAACCTGCGCTCTGGGTGGCGGACATCGTGTGTGGAGCCATCGTCCAGGACCGTGTCGGAAACCCTGACCCGCTCGCCGCGCTCGGTGGCATCGAGATCATCACCGTGGAGAGCTGA
- a CDS encoding helix-turn-helix domain-containing protein produces MVRDAYGRLDGNSYPRLHQLGAAAPSTPWAIRLADPAGRYRLLCFDFDGKDSTGVVPELMEQAQDQAAVLSRTLDELAIAHVLCRSSAGGGRHVWIAVDGGADAAQVGALAAAARANFSTLDHGMLRNPAEGAARPPLSPHRDGTSSRVLTGRIDALLTPSTTTADLDALTALLLERAPAPRTADSAPSGPVDARHRTHRELSRAGAAHMATIDGGGNPSWTGFMCLLAAANAGWTLDDVEHAARTAPGMEHYRTKNTGRGGRRARSTAEARERLERQWSRAQQYAAVQRPLPARREPQDLTELQAIVADVDAILTSFRVTPGRWARSEADASRRSILTALTYLTLQTGKRTVAASIRDLALMAGLGRSTAQRALQALQEAGFIDRVTASDAGNAAEWRVTWRLSTAHGAVGSQPLDNPRPPAELFAHRAELVALLEHELVDQRHDLFTRPGLGHLAGRLYATLGQHTALTVDGAARILGVSTRHTATILSRLRQHRLIKTHPHGWTRAARDLRDAAARAVDVAGLLLDRAHRYQAEREVWAWWNAELTTMHTTPRARPRRPTVSSRPLFAAPTAGERVWPRYPRTATRADHRAARALVLDGALNTEARWQYLGEAA; encoded by the coding sequence ATGGTCCGTGACGCCTACGGCCGGCTCGACGGGAACAGCTACCCACGTCTGCACCAGCTCGGCGCCGCGGCGCCGTCGACGCCGTGGGCGATCCGCCTGGCAGATCCCGCCGGCCGGTACCGGCTGCTGTGCTTCGACTTCGACGGCAAGGACAGCACCGGCGTGGTCCCGGAGCTGATGGAACAGGCCCAAGACCAGGCCGCCGTGCTCTCGCGCACGCTCGACGAGCTGGCGATCGCGCACGTGCTCTGCCGCTCCTCCGCCGGCGGAGGCCGCCACGTCTGGATCGCCGTCGACGGCGGCGCCGACGCCGCCCAGGTCGGCGCCCTCGCGGCCGCCGCTCGCGCCAACTTCTCCACCCTCGACCACGGCATGCTCCGCAACCCCGCCGAAGGCGCTGCCCGTCCCCCGCTCTCCCCACACCGCGACGGCACCAGCTCGCGCGTCCTCACCGGCCGCATCGACGCGCTCCTGACACCGTCGACGACGACGGCAGACCTAGACGCGCTCACCGCGCTCCTCCTCGAGCGCGCGCCGGCGCCGCGCACGGCCGACAGCGCCCCGTCGGGCCCCGTCGATGCCCGCCACCGCACGCACCGCGAGCTCAGCCGCGCAGGAGCGGCGCACATGGCCACGATCGACGGCGGCGGGAACCCGTCCTGGACGGGCTTCATGTGCCTCCTCGCGGCCGCGAACGCCGGCTGGACCCTCGACGACGTCGAGCACGCCGCCCGGACCGCGCCGGGCATGGAGCACTACCGGACCAAGAACACCGGCCGCGGCGGCCGCCGCGCCCGCAGCACCGCCGAGGCACGCGAACGCCTGGAACGGCAATGGTCCCGCGCCCAGCAGTACGCGGCCGTACAACGGCCGCTCCCGGCCCGCCGCGAGCCGCAAGACCTCACGGAGCTGCAGGCGATCGTCGCCGACGTCGACGCCATCCTCACCTCGTTCCGGGTCACCCCCGGCCGATGGGCCCGGTCCGAGGCCGACGCCTCCCGGCGCTCGATCCTCACCGCCCTCACCTACCTCACCCTGCAGACCGGGAAGCGGACCGTCGCGGCCTCGATCCGGGATCTCGCCCTGATGGCAGGCCTTGGCCGCAGCACCGCGCAGCGGGCCCTCCAGGCCCTCCAGGAAGCCGGCTTCATCGACCGCGTCACCGCGTCCGACGCCGGCAACGCCGCGGAATGGCGGGTAACCTGGCGACTTTCCACAGCCCACGGTGCAGTTGGGTCACAACCACTCGATAACCCCCGCCCCCCGGCCGAACTGTTCGCCCATCGCGCCGAGCTCGTCGCTCTCCTCGAGCACGAGCTCGTCGACCAACGCCACGACCTGTTCACCCGCCCGGGCCTTGGACACCTCGCCGGCAGGCTCTACGCCACGCTCGGCCAGCACACCGCCCTCACCGTCGACGGCGCCGCCCGGATCCTCGGCGTGAGCACCCGCCACACCGCGACGATCCTCAGCCGGCTCCGCCAGCACCGCCTCATCAAGACCCACCCCCACGGATGGACCCGAGCCGCCCGCGACCTCCGCGACGCCGCCGCACGCGCCGTCGACGTCGCTGGGCTCCTCCTCGACCGCGCACACCGGTACCAGGCGGAGCGAGAGGTCTGGGCCTGGTGGAATGCCGAGCTCACGACGATGCACACCACTCCTCGAGCCCGACCCCGACGCCCCACGGTGTCGAGCCGGCCCCTCTTCGCGGCGCCGACCGCGGGCGAGCGCGTCTGGCCCCGCTACCCCCGTACAGCCACCCGGGCGGACCACCGTGCAGCTCGAGCGCTCGTCCTCGACGGCGCCCTCAACACCGAAGCCCGCTGGCAGTACCTCGGCGAGGCCGCCTAG
- a CDS encoding CPBP family glutamic-type intramembrane protease, giving the protein MSSFRAIPEQLQQLLCVDRLQADPLPLERGWPRTAFRMSVWLLIAVLWWIEFGAGTIAAVRILIGIPYTAPTYDGSAASVQDQVLSVLHDVVFSILAGWALVTLVRLHVPGGSTVHYRHPGRWVAGALSIPFTTFAISLGFSTVGLVNTVLQLPQKGFPASTYDGAWAQWLGLADSAMAGPTEELALLGVVVVGLRRIGCPWVVVCITAVVVRLPFHMYYGVGAIGLSVWVLLLVLIYRRTGTIWGIIVAHSLWDVAAHLGPASAMLNTTVMTLAAIVISARYLPKESPPAIDQGAPKVG; this is encoded by the coding sequence GTGAGCAGCTTCCGCGCGATCCCGGAGCAACTGCAGCAGCTTCTCTGCGTCGACCGGCTACAGGCGGATCCGCTGCCCCTCGAACGGGGCTGGCCCCGTACAGCATTCCGCATGTCCGTGTGGCTGTTGATCGCCGTCCTCTGGTGGATCGAGTTCGGCGCCGGGACGATCGCGGCCGTCCGGATCCTCATCGGCATCCCCTACACGGCCCCGACCTACGACGGATCTGCGGCGTCAGTGCAAGACCAGGTCCTCAGCGTGCTCCACGACGTCGTGTTCTCCATTCTGGCCGGCTGGGCTCTCGTCACGCTCGTACGCCTCCACGTCCCCGGGGGGAGCACCGTGCATTATCGCCACCCGGGGAGATGGGTCGCGGGGGCACTGTCGATCCCATTTACTACCTTCGCGATCAGTCTCGGATTCTCGACGGTAGGCCTCGTCAATACCGTTCTGCAGCTTCCTCAGAAGGGGTTCCCCGCAAGCACCTATGACGGTGCGTGGGCTCAGTGGCTCGGGCTGGCAGATTCAGCTATGGCCGGACCGACCGAGGAGCTCGCCTTGCTCGGCGTCGTGGTCGTCGGTCTCCGTCGAATCGGGTGCCCATGGGTAGTTGTGTGCATCACCGCTGTCGTCGTGCGCCTGCCCTTCCATATGTACTACGGCGTGGGTGCGATCGGGCTCTCCGTGTGGGTGCTCTTACTCGTCCTGATCTACCGGCGGACGGGCACCATCTGGGGCATCATTGTCGCGCATTCTCTGTGGGACGTGGCCGCCCACCTTGGCCCCGCGTCAGCCATGCTCAACACCACAGTGATGACGCTCGCTGCCATAGTCATCAGTGCCAGGTACCTCCCCAAGGAGAGTCCCCCAGCGATCGACCAGGGCGCCCCGAAAGTTGGATGA
- a CDS encoding alpha/beta hydrolase family protein has product MAYFLRAGVGAAVLIGAVFALAIKLARVAVMPKPFRNVHVHAVEAGRVTLEANPRTTHAGTFGLSYDAGAGHAIIGEILSTDRRAKTVERAVLATVGSPLQPTRYSHWEGDVFSGPREIDEAAQDVDIPVAGGTAPAWLIPPVDTVPDDNDTWAIHVHGIRTTRINALRTVPAARSLGFTSLVVSYRGDGEGPTTYKGASMLGLAEWPDVNAAVTYAVKHGARRIVLFGWSMGASVVLLTSERSEHRDLIAGVVVVSPALQWRGTIRHGAHIVGLPRVCGDLAMAALSSPRVSRIVGVPEPIDFDAMDWSVPGRIQKPCLVVHSAGDEKIPLAISKMVVAANPDYADLFETSRAGHAWEYNVGPKAFDSGIAAWLRTLPAHVSHNLDK; this is encoded by the coding sequence GTGGCCTACTTCCTCCGCGCCGGCGTCGGCGCCGCCGTCCTCATCGGCGCCGTGTTCGCCCTCGCGATCAAGCTCGCCCGAGTCGCGGTCATGCCCAAGCCGTTCCGAAACGTCCACGTGCACGCTGTCGAAGCCGGCCGCGTGACGCTCGAGGCCAACCCCCGCACCACACACGCGGGGACATTCGGGCTCTCCTACGACGCCGGCGCCGGCCACGCGATCATCGGCGAGATCCTGTCTACCGACCGCCGCGCCAAGACCGTCGAGCGAGCCGTCCTCGCTACCGTCGGCAGCCCGCTACAGCCGACGCGCTACTCCCACTGGGAGGGCGACGTCTTCAGCGGGCCGCGCGAGATTGACGAGGCCGCGCAGGACGTTGACATTCCCGTCGCAGGGGGCACCGCCCCGGCCTGGCTCATCCCGCCCGTCGACACCGTCCCGGACGACAACGACACCTGGGCGATCCACGTGCACGGGATCCGCACTACGCGGATCAATGCGCTTCGCACGGTGCCTGCAGCACGAAGCCTCGGCTTTACCTCCCTGGTCGTCTCGTACCGGGGAGACGGCGAGGGTCCCACGACCTACAAGGGCGCCTCCATGCTCGGCCTGGCCGAATGGCCCGACGTCAACGCAGCCGTCACCTATGCGGTGAAGCACGGCGCTCGACGAATCGTGCTCTTCGGTTGGTCGATGGGCGCCAGCGTCGTGCTGCTCACCTCCGAACGATCCGAGCACCGCGACCTCATCGCGGGCGTCGTCGTCGTCTCTCCCGCTCTGCAGTGGCGCGGAACCATCCGTCACGGTGCGCACATCGTGGGCCTGCCCCGCGTGTGCGGCGACCTCGCGATGGCGGCCCTGTCCAGTCCCCGAGTGAGCCGCATCGTGGGGGTGCCCGAACCCATCGACTTCGACGCGATGGACTGGAGCGTCCCCGGCCGCATTCAGAAGCCCTGCCTCGTCGTGCACTCCGCTGGCGACGAAAAGATCCCGCTCGCGATCTCGAAGATGGTCGTCGCCGCGAACCCTGACTACGCCGATCTGTTCGAGACCTCCCGTGCCGGACATGCTTGGGAGTACAACGTGGGACCCAAAGCGTTCGACAGTGGCATCGCAGCCTGGCTCCGGACTCTGCCTGCTCACGTAAGTCATAACCTAGATAAGTAG